The following are encoded in a window of Arthrobacter antioxidans genomic DNA:
- a CDS encoding GNAT family N-acetyltransferase, whose protein sequence is MAQVIVQAWGETYRGLISDRILDDPEFTPARERQWITVLTDPRFIAHRVAVAEVNGSIVGVAMSGPGVTESDPLQLYVLYVVKQWHGSRAGTGLLEAVLAPGEAATLWVADPNPRAQAFYRNHGFRPDGLEKVEDDLPVIHMTRADTRDQA, encoded by the coding sequence ATGGCGCAGGTCATTGTTCAAGCGTGGGGGGAAACCTATCGTGGCCTGATCTCTGATCGCATTCTCGATGACCCGGAGTTCACCCCCGCCCGGGAGCGGCAATGGATAACGGTGCTGACGGATCCACGATTCATTGCCCACCGAGTAGCTGTCGCGGAGGTCAATGGAAGCATCGTTGGGGTCGCCATGTCGGGGCCAGGTGTCACGGAGTCCGATCCTTTGCAGCTCTATGTCCTGTACGTGGTGAAGCAATGGCACGGGTCAAGGGCCGGGACGGGCCTGCTCGAAGCGGTGCTCGCACCGGGCGAAGCAGCAACCCTATGGGTAGCCGACCCGAATCCTCGAGCGCAGGCGTTCTACCGCAACCACGGATTCCGGCCCGACGGGCTCGAGAAAGTTGAGGACGACCTCCCCGTGATTCACATGACCCGCGCCGACACCCGTGACCAAGCGTGA